ATGTCGAAAAGAAGTTCTGTTGACCAACATGGACTGTTCCCCTTAGGACCGGAGTTATAGCTGGAGTCAGAGAAAATACTTTTATCAGGTCCTTTGGGTATGGGTATCCTgttgaaaaccagacaaaaacaaaaatcaattctcTTTAGTCCGTGCATAAACAATGGAAGTAAATCCCTTACTTGTATTTTTAGAAAGATGTTTTCTGCGTTTCCTAGCCCCTTCTACCCAACTAAAAAATTCCAAAAGGTAGAATTTTAACTGCCGCCGGGAGACAGGCTGGGAGTTTAGGGAGCCCAGCTAATGACTCGCTACGCGGGGCAGCCTCAGGAGGGGGCGACTGTGCCCCGTTCGAGTCGCAGGGGGCGGACCGGAGCGTTACCAGGGCGCTCGCGCGGGCCCGCACGCACCAGCACTCAGGCGAGACGGGTGCGCGGCCGGGGCTGCAGCTGGCGCTGGCGACGCTTGCGCTGGCCGTTGAGGAGCTTCTGCGCGATCTTGCGCTCGTGGCCGCCGGGCACCCGCCAGTTGGTGCGCAGTTCCCGCTCGCGCCGCGTCCGGCCCTTGCTGCGCCCGGCCCCGCAGGCCGGGAAGTCGCGCAGGTAGTAGTAATCCAGACAGTCATAGAGCTCCTCCTTGGAGCCAACCAGCGGCCACGCTTCGGGTGGCGGCAGCTGGGCCTGACCCTGGACACCAGGAAACGCCAAGTCCATCGCGCCTAGCCTCAGGGTCTGCCGCTCGCGCGCCCGTGCGCGCAAGTTTGTGGAGGCCCCCCCCAGCGCTTCGATTGGCTCCGCCGAAGGGGGCGGGGCCTAGGGCTGACGTCACAGGACCGGGAAGGTACTCAGCGCTAGGCCTCTGCGATCTGGCACCTGGAACCATGATCCTTTCCTCCATCCCGGCCTGTGCGCCGCCTGAGCAAGAAGGGTATTTGGCAAAATTAGACCAAACACTTGTTTATGTCGGTCAAAAATGGGAAATTATCCAAGTATTAAGTGTCAGGGAGCTGTGCATTACTCCGGCGGACTTTTATCAGCATTGAACATTTTGTTAGGCTATTTGATGACaggagtaagtgctcaataaatgatgcaAAGTGAAAAATGAGCTTCTGAAGTAATATCTCTGGTATCccagtaatatatatttaaaacatgtcTGGAGTGAAAGGAAATGCGGTGGAATGCTAAAAGTATTTCTGGCTGGTAGGGACATACACACAttagttcttttttcctttccacagTCCACGTGTTTGATAAGGGGTACGAATTAACTGTATTAAGCGAGCGAGCGATTAAGAAGGGAAAGTCACCCTGCCTGGTGCAAGGCCGGGAACCGCGTGCAATTTCGGATTATCAGCAGGTGCCCAAGCCCTGCGGCCAGGGGACGCTAAAATTGTGGTAGCTTGATGCGCCGGCAGTTTTGGGGTGAGGGCCGAGAGTTGGGAGCGGCCGCGCGGGGGAACCAGCGCGAGCCCAGCGTCCCACCCGCCAGCCCCGGGTGCGCCCAGCCCCGCGGGCGTTGGGGGAAGGATGCTCCCCGAGAGCTGCAAAGGCGAGAGGAATCAGGCCGACTGGCCTACGCTCAGAAAAGTCCAGACCTACCTCCTCGCCGAGGGCAGCTGCACAGCTGAGCAGGAGTCATTAACACCCTGCGGCACCCGAGGCTCTGCGGTGACTACCCGGTCTAATTACCTAATTACTGTCTCCGTAAACGCTGCTCTCAGGGAGTTATTGCGAAGAATgcctttgttttggtttggtttaacTAGCGCAGATAATTCTCTTCCCAGGAAAATTGCATCTATCCCCTCggggattttctttttaatagatcgAAAATaattcaatactttaaaaaaaagtccttttcAGGTATTTGATCTTGCTGAGTTTCTGTCTGTGACCAAGTTGCCAATTTGAGTTTTTTTCCTGCTCTCTGAAGTATCCCTGGTGGGGCGTGGCCTACATACCACGCTCTGAGGGCAATTTTGTTAGTTCCTTAAATGAGCAAATCCCAAGAGAGAGTTTTTAATAAAACGCAGAGAGGATTTTCTCTTCCACCCACGTGTCTTACACCTGCTACTGGGAAAGAGAAGCTAATATTTATCCCTCTACCACCCTCCCACACATCATCTCTTTTAAAAACTCTCTTTAGAATTTGTTATGAAAATATTCAGACCTTCTCAGAAGTGAAAATAGAACAAAGAACTCCCGTATCCCATCACATGGATTCAACAATTATCAAGATCCTGTCAGGTTTGCTTTACCCCTTTCTGTTTTGCTCTGCTGCAGACCTTATGTCATTTTACTCCTGTATATCTCAATATACAGCTCTAAAAAACTAGACTTTTTTCCATAACCTCAATGCCATTTGCATACTTGACAAAGTCAACTTGGCCCTGTTATCATCTAAAACCCAGTCCAGAATCAAATTTCTCTGATTGTCTGAAAGACAATAGAAAACATACAACTCAGAATACATACAGAATCTACACATGAAATTTTCTTGTATGGTGTTTAAGTCTCTTATAATCTAGGGTGGGCCCCtgcccttttcattttttcctgtcaTGGCTTGCTGCAAAAACTGGGTCAGTTGTCCTGTAAAATGCCCCACTTTgtggatttttctgtttccttgtcGTGTCATTtaacttcttcctctctctcccataTTGTGTAAATGGAGGTTGGCTCTAGAGGCTAGGAGGTGATGTGTGTTGGTATCACACCAGGAGACCCGCAATAGCTCATGGTCCCAGTTTCAGTGATCAGTAGGCTCAGGTGGTGACAGCCTGCCCCTGCAATTGTATAGTTCCACATTAAGCTTTTATCTAATAGTTTCAACCATAGTTCATTGCTTTATTTGCTGTTTTGTTCATCTGCTATTATCTCATTAGGGGCTGTGAAATGGTAATTTTCTAATTCAATCCTTTCTTCCGACTTATTAGCTAGAATTCTTTCCCTCATGAATTTAGACTCTTTGGTTACCctgatatatcttttttcttccagttttattggtatatagttgatgtacagcactgtataaggtgTACAGTGAAATGATTTGACTTAATACTTCATGAAATGAGGACCAcagtaaatttagtgaacatccatcatctcatatagatacaaaattgaatagaaaaacatttttttccttgtgatgagaactcaggatttcctctgttaacttttgtatatcatatacagcagtgttaattatatttatcatgttgtatgttacatctctagtacttatttgtcttatagctggatgtttgtatcttttgactaccttcatccgattccccctcccccccatacCACTCTCCCACACATTACCACTAGACCTGTCCTACAAGAAATGCTACAGGGAttccttcaggttgaaatgaaaggacacgaGACAATAACTTGTAGCCAGATATAGACATAAAGATCCCTGttaaaggtaaatacatgggcACATATAAAAACctattgttggggcttccctggtggcgcagttgttgagaatccacctgacaatacAGGacacacaggttcgatccctggtccgggaagatcccacatgctgcggagcaactaagctcatgcgccacaactactgagcctgtgctctagagcccgtgagccacaactactgagcccacgtgctgcaactagtgaagctcgcgcgcctagagcccatgctccacaacgagagaagccaccacaatgagaaatctgcgcactgcaacgaagagtagcccccactcgccgcaactggagaaagcctacatgcagcaaggaagacccaacacagcccaaaataaataaataaataaaacctattgttataaatttttttgtaaccccacttttaatttttcacagGATTTAAGAGAcaaatgctacagtaatcaaaacatgtAGTACTGGAATAAGGCAGACATATACACCAATGAatcagaatagagaacccagaagtaAGCTCTTGCATATATGATCAAATGCTTTTCAACATTTGGTTCTGGgtaaactggatatccatatgcaaaagaatgaaattggacctttACCTTACATccaatacaaaaattaactcaaaatgaatcaaagacctaaacataagctctaaatctataaaactcttagaagcaaACATAGTGGAAAAGActtatgacattggatttggcaatgatttcttggatatgacaccaaaagcacagacaacaaaagaaaaaatagataaattagaccTCATCAAACttgaaaacttttgtgcatcaaagaacaCTATGAAGAGAGTGAGAAAGCAACTTATGGAATGaaagaaagtatttgtaaatcatttatctgataagggtttaatatccagaatatatgaagaactcctacaactcaacaacaaccaaaaaacaacccagtTTAAAAGTAGGCAACAGacttgaatatacatttctccttTCCTAACCTTCCTTGCCATATTGATTTCTAGCCCCCTGTGGTACTCCAGCAGCTGTGATAAACAATATGGGGTCTGTGCCAGTTACCAATTTATTGCCTTTTGGCTCCAAATTCACCCTTCATTGCTTGCTGTGCAAAAATTGGTGCTGGAccatttaagtatttttttctttaccagttGGCACAATGTTAGTCTTTGTGAGGTGAGGGCTCCGGAGAGTAATTGCAGGAGGAAGGGGTTT
The sequence above is a segment of the Orcinus orca chromosome 16, mOrcOrc1.1, whole genome shotgun sequence genome. Coding sequences within it:
- the NUPR2 gene encoding nuclear protein 2, whose translation is MDLAFPGVQGQAQLPPPEAWPLVGSKEELYDCLDYYYLRDFPACGAGRSKGRTRRERELRTNWRVPGGHERKIAQKLLNGQRKRRQRQLQPRPRTRLA